In one window of Syngnathus scovelli strain Florida chromosome 22, RoL_Ssco_1.2, whole genome shotgun sequence DNA:
- the LOC125992059 gene encoding uncharacterized protein, with product MGNLQLTTGLFTTGAPPPQPDSRFTSRPISRGITYYQACHPSSTSSATHDPLHATLPSRASPSPRPLLLFFSWLGAHPGAAAKYFDVFLARGMDVLFVQSGVMHFLWPRWGQNYGLEVLKVLDRPEFSGRPFLVYASSIGGYTFTQVLVHVAHGHAKYATLPHRVVGHIYDSLVAGTLEHMATGLGRTLAPFLERVIKRTAMLYFWLFKGSTANVYQRAIRVFASSPVTAPALFFSSEDDALCDADALAAIVAGWRQRGMTVYSRKWEVSKHAAHMRCHPEEYRHTLEAFLDSLPLSPSPHSTNLH from the exons ATGGGCAACCTGCAGCTCACCACTGG GCTGTTTACAACCGGGGCGCCCCCACCTCAACCTGACAGCAGGTTCACCAGCAGACCCATCAGTAGAGGCATCACCTACTACCAAGCCTGTCACCCTTCGTCTACTTCCTCCGCTACCCATGACCCACTTCACGCCACTCTTCCATCACGAGCCTCACCGTCACCCcggcccctcctcctcttcttctcgtGGCTTGGGGCCCACCCGGGTGCGGCGGCCAAGTATTTTGATGTCTTCCTAGCGCGGGGTATGGACGTGCTGTTCGTGCAGAGTGGTGTCATGCACTTTCTGTGGCCCCGCTGGGGACAGAACTACGGGCTGGAGGTGTTGAAGGTCCTGGATAGGCCCGAGTTTTCAGGACGCCCCTTTCTGGTGTACGCTTCATCAATCGGGGGCTACACCTTCACGCAGGTTCTGGTCCACGTGGCGCACGGGCACGCCAAGTATGCAACTCTGCCTCACCGGGTTGTGGGGCACATCTACGACAGCCTGGTCGCTGGAACCCTGGAGCACATGGCAACAG GCTTAGGGAGGACTCTGGCACCCTTCCTGGAGCGTGTCATCAAAAGAACGGCCATGTTATATTTCTGGCTCTTCAAAGGCAGCACGGCCAATGTGTACCAGCGCGCCATCCGGGTGTTTGCCAGCAGCCCCGTCACGGCCCCGGCGCTCTTCTTCTCCAGCGAAGACGACGCCCTGTGCGACGCTGACGCCCTGGCGGCCATCGTGGCCGGGTGGCGACAAAGAGGCATGACCGTTTACAGCAGAAAATGGGAGGTATCCAAGCACGCCGCACACATGCGATGCCACCCAGAGGAGTATCGACACACGCTGGAGGCCTTCTTGGACTCTCTCCCTTTGAGCCCGTCTCCTCACAGCACAAATTTACATTAA
- the prrt4b gene encoding proline-rich transmembrane protein 4, translating to MLRLHRTLALCFWCLILVHEQASADEEGLWGPTPSREKPSQKKSSSYWWSPSLPKPLSLPSLPFRLLLYPFGGKSQPTELNTTGHELSGPIDQSGSGDGIISETSELPTTSGQLLSGITEIMTESLPAGTSHSPHSRNDKETLVATATTHIRNTQSPTSSSTLRLNGTQRHHPSDANDFLQKLSTTMAPENTVAPIKTTTNTRMGITNNPTSTSPDTTSVKAQDSAESQRTQSTSLGTTTTTASGKITAPKAEAKADEKDAAPDGYTTDVSSQLTTSQPGETVESSQSLYTEAWVSNLATGTVTFLPDCNKEDSGACNFSGDWESTSSDMKTNTSTNQSSSTSVFSSPLMLVPLYTDWNSAMAAWGLAWEAHVYGAGCIFAMLTLASALNLLCLPLRCPSGCGYFALVSLFLLAAGGTRSFSLLYDAYGHQDRLPSTAASLMLYEAPFPCLTAAFGLVFLLLSMRSRMQLSYSAFQRPCFLACLVALHFAAAFGPGTLLKFYQQKPSLCLFLLLISRGAFVALATFLSIAYFVFYVYVRADSKHIYHLNNTSPTPAERYNRCPFAESRDWDRAAITVCLSALFCLACAGLQLYAMLNATGVTGEEEVFRPWCWWAFQFSCRLCELGVCLTLALVVAQPVYCSDQLPSTGSCWTELLASKAPILPGNCQWSFGQQEKLAIVDTVGLGETESLPLYTLMDDRLSSSLNGLDFLYHSNRALAYRDLEVNSDIKDSQNLGGGEPSGGSSLTSDSTTDLRPPSPINLRRSIDEALFGEALFPMSLFSTTKPTQSSDLSVNNHSALPSLCHPLSDDPALYRTSSCTDITLKEGKIFVGGPPSPSLSSSSCSSPERWRGSSSSSSPYRASIGNSSLVLCQSPEAQIRQQSDSQKHYQTLGAASQESLDLDMSSEADRSVQEEFMSACRQIDALSICSETIDL from the exons ATGCTTCGACTCCACCGGACTTTGGCCTTGTGCTTCTGGTGTCTAATTCTGGTTCACGAGCAGGCCTCAGCTGATGAAGAGGGCCTCTGGGGACCGACACCTTCCAGAGAAAAGCCATCTCAAAAGAAATCCAGTTCGTACTGGTGGAGTCCGAGTCTGCCAAAGCCCCTGTCTCTTCCTTCACTGCCATTTCGTCTGCTTTTATATCCTTTTGGGGGTAAAAGTCAGCCCACAGAATTGAACACAACCGGCCATGAGCTGTCAGGCCCAATCGATCAATCTGGGTCTGGAGATGGGATCATATCTGAAACCTCTGAACTTCCCACGACTTCTGGTCAGCTTCTAAGCGGCATAACTGAGATAATGACGGAAAGTCTTCCAGCAGGAACATCACATTCTCCACACAGCAGAAATGACAAAGAAACTCTTGTTGCAACCGCTACAACACATATCAGAAATACTCAGAGTCCCACCAGCTCAAGCACGCTAAGACTAAATGGAACACAGAGACACCATCCTTCTGACGCAAATGACTTTTTACAGAAACTGTCTACAACAATGGCACCAGAAAACACAGTTGCACCCATCAAGACAACAACGAACACTCGAATGGGAATCACAAACAACCCAACCTCAACGTCCCCTGACACCACTTCAGTGAAAGCACAAGACTCAGCAGAAAGTCAACGCACTCAGAGCACCAGTTTGgggaccaccaccaccaccgccagTGGAAAGATTACTGCCCCGAAAGCAGAAG CTAAGGCGGATGAGAAAGATGCGGCCCCCGACGGTTACACGACGGACGTTTCATCGCAACTAACAACGTCTCAACCAGGAGAAACCG TGGAGAGTTCACAAAGTCTTTATACAGAGGCCTGGGTGTCAAACCTGGCGACTGGGACTGTCACATTCCTTCCAGACTGCAATAAAGAAGACTCCGGGGCCTGCAACTTCTCGGGCGACTGGGAATCGACGTCTTCGGACATGAAGACCAACACAAGCACAAACCAATCGAGCAGCACTTCTGTATTCTCGTCTCCTCTCATGTTGGTTCCGTTATACACGGACTGGAACAGCGCCATGGCAGCCTGGGGCCTAGCATGGGAGGCGCACGTGTATGGCGCCGGTTGCATCTTTGCGATGCTAACGCTAGCCTCAGCGCTAAACCTTCTCTGCTTGCCTTTGAGGTGTCCATCTGGTTGTGGCTATTTTGCTCTGGTCAGTCTGTTCCTACTGGCCGCCGGGGGTACCAGATCCTTCTCGCTATTATACGACGCATACGGCCACCAGGACCGCTTGCCGTCCACCGCGGCTTCGTTGATGCTCTACGAGGCACCGTTCCCTTGCCTGACGGCGGCATTCGGCTTGGTTTTCCTTCTGCTTTCCATGCGCTCAAGGATGCAGCTGTCCTACTCTGCCTTTCAAAGACCCTGCTTCTTAGCCTGTTTGGTTGCCTTGCACTTCGCTGCTGCCTTCGGTCCAGGAACCCTTTTGAAGTTCTACCAGCAGAAACCTTCGCTTTGCCTGTTCCTGTTGCTCATCTCCCGCGGAGCTTTCGTAGCCCTTGCCACCTTCCTGTCCATCGCTTATTTTGTATTCTACGTCTACGTGCGAGCAGACTCCAAGCACATCTACCACCTGAACAACACTTCTCCTACCCCAGCCGAGCGCTACAATCGTTGCCCGTTCGCCGAGAGCCGTGACTGGGATCGCGCGGCCATAACGGTTTGTTTATCTGCGTTGTTTTGTTTGGCCTGCGCGGGACTGCAGCTGTACGCTATGCTCAATGCTACGGGGGTCACCGGGGAAGAAGAAGTCTTCCGCCCGTGGTGCTGGTGGGCTTTTCAGTTCAGCTGCAGACTGTGTGAACTGGGTGTTTGCCTCACCCTGGCGCTGGTAGTGGCGCAACCGGTCTACTGCTCTGATCAGCTACCGTCAACCGGAAGCTGTTGGACTGAACTGCTCGCATCTAAAGCGCCAATCCTGCCGGGGAACTGCCAGTGGAGCTTCGGCCAGCAGGAGAAACTCGCCATTGTGGACACGGTCGGCCTCGGCGAGACAGAGAGCCTTCCTCTCTACACTCTGATGGACGATAGGTTGTCTAGCAGTCTAAATGGGCTGGACTTCCTGTACCATAGCAACAGGGCGCTGGCCTATCGAGACCTTGAGGTAAATTCTGACATCAAGGACTCGCAGAATCTTGGTGGTGGAGAGCCGTCAGGTGGATCCTCCTTAACGAGTGACTCTACGACAGACCTGAGGCCGCCTTCGCCCATCAACCTACGTCGCAGCATCGACGAGGCGCTCTTTGGAGAGGCTCTTTTTCCCATGAGCCTCTTTAGCACAACCAAGCCCACGCAGAGCAGCGACTTATCCGTAAACAACCACTCCGCACTTCCCAGCCTCTGTCATCCCCTCTCAGATGATCCTGCCCTTTACCGGACCTCCTCTTGCACAGACATAACATTAAAAGAAGGAAAGATTTTTGTCGGGGGTCCTCCATCTCCATCCCTGTCCTCTTCCAGTTGCTCATCTCCAGAGCGCTGGAGGGGGAGTTCCTCGTCCAGCTCTCCGTATCGAGCCTCCATCGGGAACTCATCACTGGTCCTCTGTCAAAGTCCAGAAGCACAAATTCGGCAGCAGAGCGACTCGCAGAAGCACTACCAGACGCTGGGCGCCGCCTCGCAGGAGAGCCTGGACCTGGATATGTCATCTGAGGCCGACCGATCGGTGCAGGAGGAGTTTATGAGCGCTTGCAGACAAATTGATGCTCTCAGCATCTGCAGTGAGACCATTGATTTGTGA